In Bacillus sp. NP247, one DNA window encodes the following:
- a CDS encoding GrpB family protein, which yields MDGKIIIKPYQHYWHKEFLNEKNKIVPLLHEEIIAIEHIGSTAVEGLGAKPLIDMMIGVTNLQITENWREDLKEIGYEYVPKKTPNWRFFRKGKWRAGTHHLHVYIYNSEEWRNNLLFRDFLIKHEWARKEYSELKKRLAATYPFDRVSYTNAKALFICNILELAKKDINKI from the coding sequence ATGGATGGAAAAATCATAATTAAACCGTACCAACATTATTGGCATAAAGAGTTTTTAAATGAAAAAAATAAAATTGTACCGCTACTCCATGAAGAAATTATTGCTATTGAACATATAGGAAGCACAGCCGTAGAAGGATTAGGGGCTAAACCTCTTATTGATATGATGATTGGTGTAACAAATTTACAAATTACCGAAAATTGGAGGGAAGACCTAAAAGAAATTGGCTATGAATATGTTCCTAAAAAAACACCTAATTGGCGTTTTTTTAGAAAAGGTAAATGGAGAGCTGGTACCCACCATTTACATGTTTATATTTATAATAGTGAAGAATGGAGGAACAACCTATTATTTCGAGATTTTCTCATAAAACATGAATGGGCACGAAAAGAATATAGCGAATTAAAAAAAAGACTTGCTGCTACATATCCTTTTGATCGTGTTTCATATACAAATGCAAAAGCACTGTTTATTTGCAATATATTAGAATTGGCCAAAAAGGATATAAACAAAATATAA
- a CDS encoding serine/threonine-protein kinase translates to MKDIPVKIQLDTITFQLKKHHNFDWLTKLGTVFAVFDQQDSGNISFGVEKNGKKNFIKYAGAQTLAYNASTKEAIKRLKSSVTIYNELKHVSLISLIDHYPVQHGYVLIFDWFDGECLHPHWSFPPPAKYNDPNSPFYKYKKLSVKNRLISLNSIFNFHTYVEHKNYVAIDFYDGSILYNFKTNKTKICDIDLYSNKPYVNKMGRLWGSSRFMSPEEFQLNAIIDGKTNVFNMGAMAFALLGGGQDHSFMKWEASEGLYEVAYRAVNENRSERYASMDEFNNAWLKVYNAEKL, encoded by the coding sequence ATGAAAGATATTCCAGTTAAAATTCAGTTAGATACTATAACATTCCAACTAAAAAAACATCATAATTTTGATTGGCTTACAAAACTAGGTACAGTATTTGCGGTTTTTGACCAACAAGATTCCGGTAATATAAGTTTTGGTGTTGAAAAGAATGGGAAAAAGAACTTTATTAAATATGCAGGGGCACAAACACTCGCATATAATGCTTCTACAAAAGAAGCTATAAAAAGATTAAAAAGCTCAGTTACTATATACAATGAATTAAAACACGTTTCTCTTATAAGTTTAATTGATCACTACCCTGTACAACATGGATATGTTTTAATTTTCGATTGGTTTGACGGTGAATGTCTTCACCCGCACTGGAGTTTCCCGCCCCCAGCAAAATATAATGATCCTAACTCACCATTTTATAAATATAAAAAATTATCCGTTAAAAATAGACTAATTTCATTAAATTCTATTTTTAATTTCCATACTTACGTTGAACACAAAAACTATGTAGCTATTGATTTTTATGACGGTAGTATTTTGTACAACTTTAAAACTAATAAAACAAAAATTTGTGATATTGATTTATACAGTAACAAACCGTATGTAAATAAGATGGGGCGACTGTGGGGATCATCTCGTTTTATGTCACCTGAAGAGTTTCAACTTAATGCTATAATAGACGGGAAAACTAATGTATTTAATATGGGGGCTATGGCTTTCGCACTATTAGGTGGCGGGCAAGATCATTCCTTTATGAAATGGGAAGCTAGTGAAGGCTTATATGAAGTAGCATACCGTGCTGTAAATGAAAATCGTAGTGAGCGCTATGCGTCAATGGACGAGTTTAATAATGCATGGTTAAAAGTCTATAACGCTGAAAAGCTATAA
- a CDS encoding HAMP domain-containing sensor histidine kinase, with translation MYNTYGIEIQNNGACIMNFVYINQNVLNNLLYILSSIFVFYFIYDSGYFRKKYKKLLIILCTSIPLILCMRYPIYMDENCIHDLRQIPFLIGTLYGGFPVGIALLMILLITRFMFYGFSLLTLIVYGTMLIITAFASSKFNTYNRKMKVTSSIFLTFFLAVFTTVIVLTLSDFEVNNLYIIYFILLPTFLILFMVYFNEVLKDAICMRSKLIKVEKMEIVSQLAASISHEVRNPLTVVKGFTQLLKTPNITQQSRDEYIEHILEELNRAQAIIDDYLTFAKPASEKLDRISVEHELHRVIKMMVPLCNMNNINITQEFSEGIIIGNTQHFHQCFLNLIKNSIEAMPSGGNLIISASVSNNKVIIRIQDSGIGMSQEQINRFGEPYFSTKTKGTGLGTMVAVKIIETMRGTLKIQSVINKGTTLTITLPKCNNEEISYNK, from the coding sequence ATGTATAATACATATGGGATTGAAATTCAGAATAACGGGGCATGTATTATGAACTTTGTTTACATTAATCAAAATGTTTTAAATAATCTTCTATATATTTTAAGTAGTATATTTGTTTTTTATTTTATTTATGATAGTGGATACTTTAGGAAGAAATACAAGAAACTGCTTATCATTCTTTGTACGAGCATACCACTAATTTTATGTATGCGGTACCCCATCTATATGGATGAAAATTGTATTCACGATTTAAGACAAATCCCCTTTTTAATTGGTACACTTTATGGTGGATTTCCTGTCGGTATTGCATTACTCATGATTTTATTAATAACACGTTTTATGTTTTATGGTTTTAGCCTGTTAACACTCATTGTGTATGGAACGATGTTAATAATTACAGCATTCGCATCATCAAAATTTAATACATACAATAGAAAAATGAAAGTAACTTCATCCATATTTTTAACTTTTTTCCTTGCAGTTTTTACAACAGTAATTGTTTTAACTCTATCGGATTTTGAAGTGAATAATTTGTACATTATTTATTTCATTCTATTACCAACTTTTTTAATATTATTTATGGTCTATTTTAATGAAGTTTTAAAAGATGCAATATGCATGCGCTCAAAATTAATAAAAGTTGAAAAAATGGAGATTGTCAGCCAACTCGCTGCAAGTATTTCACATGAAGTACGGAACCCCTTGACGGTTGTAAAAGGATTTACACAACTTTTAAAAACACCCAATATAACTCAACAATCCAGAGATGAATATATTGAACATATACTTGAAGAATTAAATCGTGCACAGGCAATTATTGATGATTACTTAACTTTTGCCAAACCCGCTTCAGAAAAACTAGATCGTATTTCAGTGGAGCACGAGTTACATCGAGTTATAAAAATGATGGTGCCTTTATGTAATATGAATAATATTAATATTACACAAGAGTTCTCTGAGGGAATAATTATCGGTAATACACAGCACTTTCATCAATGTTTTTTAAATTTAATAAAAAACAGTATAGAAGCAATGCCAAGTGGCGGTAATCTAATTATTTCTGCATCTGTTAGTAATAATAAAGTCATAATACGAATTCAAGATAGTGGAATTGGAATGTCTCAAGAGCAAATTAATCGATTTGGCGAACCATATTTTAGTACAAAAACGAAAGGTACTGGCTTGGGAACAATGGTTGCTGTAAAAATTATCGAAACGATGCGTGGCACATTGAAAATCCAAAGTGTTATAAATAAAGGAACTACCTTAACTATCACTTTACCTAAATGCAATAATGAGGAGATTTCGTATAATAAATGA
- a CDS encoding YjcZ family sporulation protein: MSFGGSCGFGGGFALLVVLFILLIIVGCSCWS, translated from the coding sequence ATGAGTTTCGGCGGTTCTTGTGGTTTTGGTGGAGGTTTCGCATTATTAGTTGTGTTATTTATTTTATTAATTATTGTTGGATGTAGCTGTTGGAGCTAA
- a CDS encoding energy-coupling factor transporter transmembrane protein EcfT yields MHNTYFHRMDGAIKLSLFIFCMTLTFLFFDFRILLILFIIGCVGLLIAKIQLRKIIVIFSVIFTFSLLNSVMILFITPTYGSELTGTYTSFFRIGYATITYETLFYAATLSLKYFTLLPFTLLFIYTTHPSEFVSSLNKFAVPYKITYAINIALRYIPSIQSEYIIIRHAQEARGVPFEKGEASLWIRMKNRVLIFWPLIIHSLERIDTVSNAMDLRGFGKKDKRTWYYAKDAQKEDYITLFVGIIILVIAVYLKLNVFQSFWYPF; encoded by the coding sequence ATGCATAATACGTATTTTCATCGTATGGATGGTGCAATTAAATTATCTTTATTTATATTTTGTATGACACTTACTTTTTTATTTTTTGATTTTCGTATATTGCTAATTTTATTTATTATTGGATGTGTCGGCCTCTTAATTGCAAAAATTCAATTGCGTAAAATTATAGTTATTTTCAGCGTTATATTTACATTTAGTTTATTAAATTCCGTTATGATTCTTTTCATTACGCCCACCTATGGATCGGAATTAACGGGAACGTATACCTCTTTTTTTCGTATAGGTTATGCAACAATTACATATGAAACATTATTTTATGCCGCTACACTTTCATTGAAATATTTTACGTTATTACCATTTACACTTCTTTTTATTTATACAACTCATCCAAGTGAATTTGTAAGCAGCTTAAATAAATTTGCTGTTCCTTATAAAATTACATATGCAATAAATATTGCACTGCGTTATATACCAAGTATTCAATCCGAATATATTATCATTAGACACGCACAGGAAGCAAGAGGCGTACCTTTTGAAAAAGGAGAAGCGAGTTTGTGGATTCGTATGAAAAACCGTGTTTTAATTTTTTGGCCACTTATTATTCATTCATTAGAAAGGATTGATACTGTTTCAAATGCAATGGATTTAAGAGGGTTTGGAAAAAAAGATAAACGAACGTGGTACTATGCAAAGGACGCACAAAAGGAGGATTATATCACACTTTTTGTTGGTATTATCATTTTGGTTATTGCAGTTTACTTAAAGCTGAATGTATTCCAAAGTTTCTGGTACCCATTTTAA